A window of Chloracidobacterium sp. N contains these coding sequences:
- a CDS encoding outer membrane protein assembly factor, which produces MRHQPNPTALEMWLRRWLVVGVWLALAGLSVGAQNVLPAVQSSGALAPPRPPVGRLDGRTITRLTIEVEEGFTPEPSLVEIVGLQVGEPLTAARLRAALVRLHRSGRVANAEVFTTPEGDDGVWVRFVLTRQLRVAEVVFEGDTIFPVEELLPRLPALERGSKITARVLSESEETLRLLYRERGYFQASIRARVAPPNDAARARVTFVVTPGPRALIGAWQIDGDLKIPPGDFDAKIIQHPVGTPYAIDFVQSDLQRIRALHVARGYLDPRISEPRITYDPATNRVAVAVTVTSGPAVTVNVTGFELRREEQRRILPVLRDGGLDDFTLEDGARQLLLTLQKRGYFFAEVEWSRQRRVDEDRVIVTYTIEPNRRYRVQEVRIVGTEVLAYRDVAGDFQTRPASLIPPSRGLVTEDTLARDAEVILRDLRNAGYLQAQVVERRIGTGLSDEALTVLFQVEPGPQAQVADIRLEGNQLLEAERLKQVLKLEAGEVVTQARVRADLERLTALYLSEGFAEVRIRQELEETNGDPAQVSLVYEIEEGRRFTVNRVIIGTRGRTSEQTLRRFLAIRPGERLRRDKLNQAEQALYATGAFRQVLLQTPYVRATGPADALADVTLDVIEAKPYTLAYGFGYQTNDGPRGSFELSNANMFGRLEVGSFIVRLSRREQLAQVSYQFPRFNLPRVTTLTDGVTAPILISGLFQRQARVSFTAQRLVALIQSEVRFDAQSALIFRYRLQNVRVLDLRVTNPPLQRADQPLNLGTFSATYVRDTRDVPLDATRGSFVSADLTVATPRIGGSERFLRFLGQAQGYRRVTERSPVILAGRLQVGLAQPYGGTQTLPISERFFSGGPTTLRGLGFEQAGPRDPVTDAPVGGNALIAATGEVRFPLLQNLEGAVFYDVGNVFARVSDIGVGSLTNSLGGGFRIKTPLGPLRVDAAYLIDPPFFVATPNRRLTNFQVHVTFGQAF; this is translated from the coding sequence ATGAGACACCAGCCAAACCCAACCGCACTGGAAATGTGGCTACGGCGGTGGCTGGTTGTGGGCGTGTGGTTGGCGCTCGCTGGTTTGTCAGTTGGCGCGCAGAACGTACTGCCCGCAGTACAGAGTTCGGGCGCCCTTGCTCCCCCGCGTCCCCCGGTCGGGCGCCTGGATGGACGTACCATCACCCGTCTCACCATCGAGGTTGAAGAAGGGTTTACCCCGGAGCCGTCCCTGGTGGAAATCGTCGGTTTGCAGGTCGGTGAACCCTTGACCGCCGCCCGCCTGCGGGCCGCGCTCGTGCGGTTACACCGTTCGGGGCGGGTCGCCAACGCCGAGGTGTTCACGACACCCGAAGGTGATGATGGGGTGTGGGTTCGGTTTGTCCTCACCCGCCAGCTCCGGGTTGCCGAAGTCGTCTTCGAGGGCGACACCATCTTTCCTGTGGAAGAACTCCTGCCACGGCTGCCGGCCTTGGAACGGGGGAGCAAAATCACCGCGCGCGTCCTCAGCGAGAGTGAAGAAACCCTGCGTCTGCTGTACCGCGAGCGCGGCTATTTCCAGGCTTCCATCCGGGCGCGGGTCGCACCGCCAAATGATGCCGCCCGGGCGCGGGTCACCTTTGTCGTCACGCCGGGGCCGCGGGCCCTCATCGGCGCCTGGCAGATTGACGGGGACCTGAAAATTCCACCCGGTGACTTCGACGCCAAAATCATCCAGCACCCGGTGGGAACACCCTACGCCATAGACTTTGTCCAGTCTGACCTCCAGCGCATCCGCGCTTTGCACGTGGCGCGGGGCTACCTTGATCCGCGCATCAGTGAGCCGCGCATCACCTATGATCCGGCCACCAACCGGGTGGCGGTGGCGGTGACGGTCACCTCGGGTCCGGCCGTTACGGTCAATGTCACTGGTTTTGAGCTGCGCCGCGAAGAACAGCGCCGCATCCTGCCAGTGCTCCGCGATGGCGGTCTCGATGACTTCACGTTGGAGGACGGGGCCCGCCAGTTGCTCCTCACCCTGCAAAAGCGGGGCTATTTTTTTGCCGAAGTCGAGTGGTCGCGGCAGCGCCGGGTGGATGAAGACCGGGTTATCGTGACCTATACCATTGAGCCGAATCGCCGCTACCGGGTGCAGGAAGTACGTATTGTGGGGACGGAAGTCCTGGCGTACCGCGATGTTGCCGGCGACTTCCAGACCCGCCCGGCATCGCTCATTCCACCTTCGCGCGGCCTGGTCACCGAAGACACCCTGGCGCGGGATGCCGAGGTGATTCTGCGCGATCTGCGCAACGCCGGGTATTTGCAGGCCCAGGTGGTGGAACGGCGGATTGGCACCGGGCTGAGCGATGAAGCCCTCACGGTGTTGTTCCAGGTGGAGCCCGGGCCGCAGGCGCAGGTGGCTGACATCCGCCTAGAGGGCAATCAGCTTCTCGAAGCGGAACGGCTCAAACAGGTCTTGAAACTGGAAGCTGGCGAGGTGGTCACGCAGGCGCGGGTACGCGCCGACCTGGAGCGCCTCACGGCGCTTTACCTCAGCGAAGGGTTTGCCGAAGTGCGGATTCGGCAGGAACTCGAAGAAACCAATGGCGATCCGGCACAGGTAAGCCTCGTGTATGAAATCGAGGAAGGGCGGCGCTTTACGGTCAACCGGGTCATCATCGGCACGCGCGGACGAACCTCGGAGCAAACCCTGCGCCGCTTCCTTGCCATCCGGCCGGGAGAACGCCTGCGGCGCGACAAGCTGAATCAGGCCGAACAGGCGCTCTATGCGACGGGGGCGTTTCGGCAGGTATTGCTTCAGACGCCTTATGTCCGAGCGACGGGGCCCGCCGATGCGTTGGCGGATGTGACCTTGGATGTCATTGAGGCAAAGCCGTACACCTTGGCCTACGGGTTTGGCTACCAGACCAACGACGGCCCGCGCGGCTCCTTTGAGCTGTCGAATGCCAATATGTTCGGTCGGCTGGAAGTCGGCAGCTTCATTGTCCGCCTCAGCCGGCGGGAGCAGTTGGCGCAGGTTTCCTATCAGTTTCCGCGCTTCAACCTGCCACGGGTCACCACCCTGACGGATGGCGTCACCGCGCCAATTCTCATATCGGGACTGTTTCAACGGCAGGCGCGGGTCAGCTTTACGGCCCAGCGCCTGGTGGCGCTCATTCAGTCGGAAGTCCGTTTTGATGCGCAAAGCGCCCTGATTTTCCGCTACCGGTTACAGAATGTGCGGGTACTCGATCTGCGCGTGACGAACCCTCCGCTCCAGCGCGCGGATCAGCCCCTCAATCTGGGGACGTTTTCCGCCACGTATGTCCGTGACACGCGGGATGTGCCCCTCGATGCCACCCGTGGCTCCTTTGTCTCCGCCGACTTGACCGTGGCCACTCCGCGCATCGGCGGTTCCGAGCGGTTTCTGCGGTTTCTGGGGCAGGCCCAGGGCTACCGTCGTGTCACAGAGCGGTCGCCGGTCATCCTGGCCGGCAGGCTGCAGGTTGGCCTGGCGCAGCCTTATGGCGGCACCCAGACGCTCCCGATCAGTGAACGCTTTTTCTCCGGCGGACCCACAACCCTGCGCGGGCTGGGATTTGAGCAGGCCGGCCCGCGCGATCCTGTCACCGATGCGCCGGTCGGGGGCAATGCCCTGATAGCCGCCACCGGGGAAGTGCGCTTTCCCCTGCTGCAGAACCTGGAAGGGGCTGTCTTCTACGATGTCGGCAACGTCTTTGCACGTGTTTCAGACATTGGTGTGGGATCGCTGACCAACAGTTTGGGTGGGGGCTTTCGGATCAAAACGCCCCTGGGACCCCTGCGGGTGGATGCCGCCTACCTCATCGACCCGCCGTTTTTTGTCGCCACACCCAATCGGCGGCTGACCAACTTCCAGGTGCATGTCACCTTTGGTCAGGCGTTCTGA
- the yvcK gene encoding gluconeogenesis factor YvcK family protein — MAAATTSSSASRQFQSPVKCVAIGGGTGLATLLRGLKRHVIDDGIRLPGQCIESLTAVVTVTDDGGSSGRLREEFQMLPPGDIRNCLVALSEDERLFARLFQYRFPGQGSVRGHSFGNLFLAALTGITGDFVEAIRLCSEVLAIKGRIVPSTTADVTLVAELDDGFIVRGESKISAAGGRIQSVALDPPDCNPLPETLASIAEADLITLGPGSLFTSVIPNLLVTGMTEAIAASNALKVYICNLMTQPGETTDFSIADHVATLLEALAPATLDAVIVNHGRISAAARARYRLEGSRPLTGRSAIRRLNGPPPTARVAADKFLVFDRHRIPVVTANLVEETEVVRHAPDKLARVVLEVYARRLPSSQRKPNLRLVAR; from the coding sequence ATGGCTGCTGCTACAACGTCTTCTTCTGCTTCCCGACAATTTCAATCACCTGTCAAGTGCGTTGCCATTGGGGGTGGGACGGGTTTGGCCACCCTGCTGCGGGGGCTGAAACGCCACGTCATTGATGATGGCATCCGCCTGCCCGGCCAGTGTATTGAAAGTCTGACGGCCGTGGTCACCGTGACCGACGACGGGGGCAGTTCCGGACGTCTCCGGGAGGAGTTCCAGATGTTGCCGCCGGGCGACATCCGCAACTGCCTGGTGGCGCTTTCGGAAGATGAGCGGCTTTTTGCACGGCTGTTTCAGTACCGCTTCCCCGGCCAGGGCAGCGTGCGGGGACACAGTTTCGGGAATCTGTTTCTGGCGGCGCTGACGGGGATCACGGGCGATTTCGTCGAAGCCATCCGGCTGTGCAGCGAGGTGCTGGCCATCAAGGGCAGGATTGTGCCGTCCACCACGGCTGACGTCACCCTGGTGGCCGAACTCGACGATGGCTTCATCGTACGCGGGGAATCAAAAATCAGCGCCGCCGGTGGGCGCATTCAGAGCGTTGCTCTTGATCCGCCCGACTGCAACCCGCTGCCCGAAACGCTGGCTTCCATTGCGGAAGCTGACCTCATCACGCTCGGGCCGGGCTCGCTGTTTACCAGTGTCATCCCCAACCTGCTGGTGACGGGCATGACCGAGGCCATTGCCGCGTCCAACGCGCTGAAGGTCTATATCTGCAATCTCATGACCCAGCCCGGCGAGACAACCGATTTCTCCATTGCCGACCACGTCGCCACCCTGCTGGAGGCCCTGGCCCCGGCGACGCTGGATGCCGTCATTGTCAATCACGGCCGGATTTCGGCGGCGGCCCGGGCCCGTTACCGCCTCGAAGGTTCCCGGCCGCTCACCGGACGGTCAGCCATCCGGCGGCTGAATGGGCCGCCGCCAACGGCGCGGGTGGCCGCCGACAAGTTCCTTGTGTTTGACCGCCATCGGATTCCGGTCGTGACGGCCAATCTCGTCGAAGAAACGGAAGTCGTCCGCCACGCGCCAGACAAGCTGGCACGGGTTGTTCTGGAGGTCTATGCCCGCCGTTTGCCCTCCAGCCAACGCAAGCCCAACCTGCGACTCGTGGCCCGCTGA
- a CDS encoding cobalamin B12-binding domain-containing protein, translating to MTERRLRILIAKPGLDGHDRGAKVIARALRDAGMEVIYTGLRQTPEQIVAAAVQEDVDAIGVSILSGAHMTLFPRILELMREQGIADIPLFGGGIIPDEDIPKLKAAGVDEIFTPGATMDAIIAYIQKRVGNRSEVAAS from the coding sequence ATGACCGAACGACGCCTTCGTATTCTGATTGCCAAGCCCGGACTCGACGGCCACGACCGTGGGGCCAAGGTCATTGCGCGCGCCTTGCGCGACGCCGGAATGGAGGTCATCTACACGGGACTGCGTCAAACCCCGGAGCAAATCGTGGCCGCCGCCGTTCAGGAAGATGTGGATGCCATCGGTGTTTCCATTCTCTCCGGCGCGCACATGACGCTGTTCCCGCGCATTCTGGAGCTGATGCGCGAGCAGGGGATTGCGGATATTCCCCTCTTTGGCGGCGGTATCATCCCCGACGAAGACATCCCCAAGCTCAAAGCCGCCGGTGTGGATGAAATCTTCACACCGGGCGCGACAATGGACGCCATCATTGCCTACATCCAGAAACGTGTGGGCAACAGGTCGGAAGTAGCGGCTTCCTGA